Sequence from the Sphingobacteriaceae bacterium GW460-11-11-14-LB5 genome:
CCTTTTTTTATTAACCAGGTATTTACATGATTTTTCGGAATGCTCATGTTTCTAAATTTTTTGCTGTTATACTATTATGGGAGTTGAAAACTACTTTTTATACAGCGTATCTGCCAATTTAATGGCCTGATCGATATTCTGTCTTAAATTTAAAATAGACTTTTGGTTTGGCAGGTTTTCTTTCTGGTATTTTTTGATCAGTGGGAATGTTCTGGAGATTTTTAAAGCCAGCTCAAGGTCGTTTAAAGAAACCATTCTGGTATTTACCGTTTTAACCAGTTCTCGATGCGATGAAACCTTGTTGTTATATTCTTCGAGATTTTTGGCTATCAGTGCGGTTAAACTTTTTCTTAATAGAGAATCTTTGATCTCTTTTACATGGTAATTGGCAGAAGTGAAGTAATCGTGGTTTTTTCCCTCATAAATATCAAACTTCTTTAGCGAATCAGTTTTTCCATCCCTGATTTCATTGACACTTTCATCTAATTTCTTTAGCGCAGAATCTTTACTTACCGCATCGGCATATAAACTTTCTATTAAATCGCTACTACCTCTTTTAGAAATGATGTTGTACGATTTGTCGTCCTGCAGTGCAGCAGGTGTTTCTTTATTATCGGTTTGTTTTTCTGCATCCCTGCACGAAAATGCCGTGCAGAGCATAATGCCGTAAATAATATTTTTTTTCATGGAGCGCTAATATATTAGTAATACTTAATGATACAAATAACAGTTTATTTATAAAAACTGTGTTAACCATGCCCTGGCTTTCTCATCATCAGTAAAAGATTTAATCGGGATAGGTGGGTTTTGAAATTTAAACAGGATCTTCATAATCAATTGTGCTAAACCAGGTTTCGACACCATGGCCATCGCGGTATAAATCTGAGGCAACTGCTCAGTAGAAAACTTTCGTGTTTCTTTGTCCGGAACAGGAGAATTTTTTAAGTAAATTAACAATGGAACCTTTTTGTTATTGGTAATTTTCTTCACCAGTGCCACATTGGCCGAAATATTTTCTACTGTACGTAAAATACTTTTACTGTAAGAAATCAGTATCCCATCATCTGTCAATAAATAATCGGCAATTTCGCCTTCGATAAGTTGTTTGTCGCTGTCGTTTTCCATTTATTACCTCCTTAAATGATAGCCCTTTGGTTTGGTAAAAGCCCTTATGCCCTGATGGGATAGGGTCGCGCCAATACCCGAATATTTTCTTCCACTCCAGGGTAGGGCTGCGCTTACCCGATCGCAGCAATTCCAGTAACCCGAACCGGCATCTAACTGGGCCAATATTTTTTCGGCCCTTTCCTGGCTGGCAGTATAAACCGATGCTGTTAAACCATAATCTGTATCTTTCATCATCTTTAAAGCTT
This genomic interval carries:
- a CDS encoding STAS/SEC14 domain-containing protein; amino-acid sequence: MENDSDKQLIEGEIADYLLTDDGILISYSKSILRTVENISANVALVKKITNNKKVPLLIYLKNSPVPDKETRKFSTEQLPQIYTAMAMVSKPGLAQLIMKILFKFQNPPIPIKSFTDDEKARAWLTQFL